DNA sequence from the Sphaeramia orbicularis chromosome 13, fSphaOr1.1, whole genome shotgun sequence genome:
ACGATTTAAGACGACGTGGCAGCAGATGGAGCCTCGCTGAAactctgtttcagtgtgtgtggagagtgcagatgtcaaactaatCCTGTGAAGTCAATGGTGTTGGAGCCAAactacattttttcctcttttttattttgcccttaatttaataattgttatgtgggtgtggctgtgatgatcgcCACATGTGAAATTTATCATAGGTGTTGGTATGGGTGTGGCAAGGttacatatacctgctgtgtgaggtgggcagtgtgtgtgtgtgaggacagccccaaacaattttctgaCTGTGAGACAGAGTGGATTGAGTTAGTcagcattttcagtgttttttctttgtgttaaggagcctattttgtttatttgtagaaagTGCATGGAATGACCATTGTGACTTAGAATGAACTCTTGGACTTAATATTAGtgaataaatggattggcatatccaCAGACAGAAAACCAGCCAGACATTCATTCATGTACGCAtcaaaaatacaacaggttgaacccttccacaccatAGTAGTGGCTAAAGGTGAAGCCACTACAAATGGTGTTAAAGCACATGTTGAAACCAAAGTTAagagacacaataaaaacatcagttttcgGCGATAGTGTCATTCCATTTGGTGTGCGTCCAGAGCAGGTAGAGACGGTAAAAACAGGTTTCTAAGTGCATTTATTAAGCAGGAAGTGCTTTAATGAAAGAAGACATATCACTGCTTTtctattggtggaaaagtgcatcacacCGACCAATCAGACACGTCCATACTGTGCCGTGTGTGTAATCTAACTAATATAATGTTTATACCTAGTCATCTCCATCTTATATAAATTTTGATTtccatttaattatttatttctaaacaatTTTTGGACATTTGTACATTGTTGAATAAATGTTCTGAGTTGTCAAAATGATGTTTGTGTACTGACATGGAATGTtcattttaattacatttgagCTTGTCCCCTCACCATGACAGTGACAGACATACTAAGGCCTTGGGACCTAGCTATAGATgtagtttattgtcatatacacagcagtactgagcaatgaCACTGTTATACTTGGCACATGCAACATTTCAGAAAGACTGGTGGTTCCATGCAGGTCAGAGGAGAGTGAAAACTAGTCCAGGTGATAGTATAAGGGTATAGATAGTTAAACTAGTCCAGGTGATAGTATAAGGGTGTAGATAGTTAAACTAGTCCAGGTGATAGTATAAGGGTGTAGATAGTTAAACTAGTCCAGGTGATAGTAGAAGGGTGTAGATAGTTAAACTAGTCCAGGTGATAGTATAAGGGTGTAGACAGTTAAACTAGTCCAGGTGATAGTATAAGGGTGTAGATAGTTAAACTAGTCCAGGTGATAGTATAAGGGTGTAGATAGTTAAACTAGTCCAGGTGATAGTATAAgggtgtagatcaggggtgtcaaactcattttagttcaggggccatattcagctaaatttgatttgtagtgggctggaccagaaaaataataacataataacctataaataataacaactccaaattcttgtctttgttttagtgttaaaaaaaaaacattaaattatgaaaatacttacttttataaactacccccccccccccccaaaaaaaaaaaaaaaagaaaaaactgaaatttacattgaaaaacgtaagaaaatttagtgcaattttaacagtgttattCCTCCACTtaccatttctccatgtgcattatggatcagatctacaaagacactaaacactgaggaacaggctgaaaaattgttaaaattgtgcttaattttctttagacatttcagattcttcatatttgttcaggttattcacattttagtgttacaggatagtttgtaaatgtaaatattttcataatttaatgttattttttgcactacaacaaagaaaaaaaaattaagctgttaattctagatttttttttgcttaattgaagtttttgggggtttttttggattaattcaagatttttttaaactttattgaagatttttctttggcttaatttgagatcttttttacttaattgaagatttgttttggtttaattcaagactttttgctaaatatgagatttttttttacttaattgaagattttttttttgcttaattcaagatttttttattttttttttacttaactgaagatttttttttttgttaaattcaagatttcttccttaattcaagctggaccctttggcgggccgcatttggcccccgggccgcatgtttgacacccctggtgtagataaATTAATCCAGGTGATAGCATAAGGGTATAGATAGTTAAATTAATCCAGGTGATAGCATAAGGGTGAAGATAGTTAAACTAGTCCAGGTGATAGCATAAAccctatatttttgaataatagttgatttatacatttttttttttttttttttattttaattgttttagactgttttcattgatcttccaggccattccacagATTAACCCctccaacaaaaacacatctacttttttatttgttcttgccttagctttttttttttttttaaattccggttcctctgaggctgcactgacttttcctacattcaaacatctaCTGGATGGAAGGAGGGACAAGATTATTGTGTGCCCTGTACATCACTACCACTGGAAAAAGGGCAACAAGATCATGGATTTTCAGTAAATTATGCTCTGGGTCAGGATTCAGGTAAGAACACCTGGTCCTGTTCAAGTCCAGTTGATCTGTTTATATACAGGAGTAGATCCACTTTAATCACATTACCTAGGAGAGTCAGTCCTTCTAGTAAAACCTCGATTTCAGTCAAagtaaaatgtttacatgtacttttaaagtccagttttagtcGAACTGacataaccattttttttaatgtcatgtaaatgtactgaATGTGTATTACTGAGAAACAGTAAGTATTGAATTCAAACACTTTTCACTCCAGTTCAAATCAAGGACATCCCATCAGAGGATGAGGTCATGAGGTCAGTGTGGTGCAGGAGGCGTGTCCTGAGTCCAAGGGTTCAAATCCACATGAAGCAGAGGTTGAGTTCAGTTGGGCTGGACTCCCAGTCCCACTCCAGCAGGTCCAGGTTTAACACTGACACACTGTTCACTCAGTCACACCCAACACTGACACTAACTCAACATTCATCTCTTACAGCTTTATTCGTGGACACTTtgggctttttcagcaaacattctACAGATGTTTAGTGTTTGATGTTGTGATGatttagttccatgtcagtcaGACCAACAGCTGGACTTTTTCTACCAGATGTATTCTATGTGTAATTGAACTGAGTTATGACTGTTTCACAGACTAAGAGAAGGACGATGGGAAACTCCACACATTTGACACATTTCATTCTATCTGCTTACTTTGACACCGGGCATCTCAAATATCTATATTTTgtgattgttttgttgttgtatgtTCTAATGCTTGTGTCCAATGTTCTGCTGATTGTGGTTATCTGTGTGAACAGAAGCTTACATGAACCTATGTACCTTTTTCTGTGCAGTCTGTTTGTTAATGAACTGTTTGGTAGTACAGGGATATTCCCATCTCTACTCATTCACATACTCACAGACATTCACACTGTTTCTGCTTCACTTTGTTTCCTGCAGATTGACTGTATATACAGTTATGTAATTGTTGAATATTTAACCTTAGCTGTCATGTCATATGACCGATACTTTGCcatctgtcatcctctacaatatAACACACATATGACCAGAAACAGGATTTTTATGATAGTTATTGTACCGTGGTTTTATGGTTTTCTTGTTTGTACTGTCATGATTTCTGTAACTTCGTCTTTACATCTGTGTGGACGCATTATTAACAGAGTGTACTGTGTTCATTACTCAGTTGTTAAGTTGGCCTGTTCTGACACTACAGCAgttaatatttatttacttagtttCGGTTTTATCATCGTTTCAGCTCCATCTTTTTTAATCCTCTACTTGTACATGAggatccttaaagtgtgtttttctggatctaaacagaccagacataaAGCTGTCAGTACCTGTACACCTCACCTGGCTTCGCTGATAAACTTTATTTTTGGGTgttgttttgaaataataaccagCAGGTTTAATATGAACCATGTTCCCAACATACTGAGAATATTTCTATCACTATATTTTCTAATAATTCAaccactgtttaaccctttaatgtatGGTCTGAACATCTCAAATATTAGAATCTGTTGTAGAAAGTTGCTTTTTGCTCAGATGTAGAACAGCAGCGGTTTTACACGTGTATCTGtaaatatatttaacccatacagtAGAGGTATTCATATAAGACTTCTTTGGCTTctgacctctcctgcacaatgatgttgctTGTTTGAatattgctgttttgttttgtttttctcttgctgttttatgatgtgcaaataaatagataaacaaataaatatgtatatctgTACATCCTTCCAGATTCTTCATATTTTAAACATAGaatgaaagtttctgaaaaggtaaatgttttttttttcccagttttgatGATCATTTattgataaaaagaaaatgtacattTGGTGGTAatgaaacaatagaatagaacagaatagaatagaataaaacagaatagaacagggtataatgtcattacacaggttgttCAATGACATTGCAGGTGAACTATATgactaaaaataacacaataaaatacatatattaaaacaatatataaaatagTGTACAATACAAATATGTTCAAATTAGAGGTATATAACAAAGTaaaatacatatatgtatatatatatatatatatatatatatatatatacacacacacacacacacacagggtggggaagcaaaatttacaatgaacatttagttgttttttctcagcaggcactacatcaattgttttgaaaccaaacatatactgatgtcataatcatacctaacactattatccataccttatcacaaacttttgcccatatgagtaatcaggaaagcaaacgtcaaagagtgtgtgatttgctgaatgcactcgtcacaccaaaggagatttcaaaaatagttggggtgtccataaagactgtttataatggaaagaagagaatgactatgagcaaaactattaccagaaagtctggaagatactattaaagaagaatgggagaagttgtcacctgaatatttgaggaacacttgcgcaagtttcaggaagcgtgtgaaggcagttattgagaaaggaggacacatggaataaaaatattttctattatgtaaatttccttgtggaaaataaattctcatgactttcaataaagtaattggtcatacactgtctttcaatccctgcctcaaaatattgtaaattttgcttccccaccctgtacatttatttatttatttatttatttatttatttatttatttatttatttatttatttatttatatatacacatatatatatatatatatatatatatatatatatatatcagtggcgatttctcatagactgcaagggaggcccggcttcccctaaaattacaaaaattaaatggttaaatatgtttgtttgtgttgacatttcattgactacaaatgtgttagaacacgttcatctcccagatgagtttgttcagaatcagctttatcacaaatcaacggacgcgatgttgttcacttctcctccattcccgtgtctctgttttctcctccatctctgctcagtgcatttgtccgtagactgtgtccgtctctgggcttcaatgggactgagtggaacagtttttttcattgcctcaaaactggacggtaattagataaatgccacgatgttgtcccgcccccggacgccagacgtctctgggggtgaatggagctgtgggcggagcttggctgggctggataccagaatcccacgtgctgattggaggatcagtcgaaaggctgaatcctgtttgattgacagctgttttcagatctgctccttcactgacacagttcagtttaataccagcgcgcattctgctgtgaaatcagagaaaccactacgaaattactcgttcatttcttgcactgtaaataaaacactcattggacttccttgtttcaatttaacataatttcactgttttcttgtttcagttacataatttaatcatttcttgtttgagtttaatatcgttttgtagatagttaaatcaatcaaactgtcggctaggtcggagtgaaaggagcatctcttgtttaaaaaggctgaagtctgacacctgCAACagaatgggccaaggcaatctaagcagagaggacactggtccggtccctggaaaagacgcctacttggtacgataaggttactgagcatttactgaaaaaggaacggagggccgaatgtatgtttaaataacttgaaaattttttattttttttttttatgtaagctgacaatgagcttcccctggctgaaagacgagcagccgccactgatatttatacatatatatatatatatatatatatatatatatatatatatatatatatatatatatatatatatatatacagatcgatatagatatagatatatatatatatagatagatagatagatagatagatagatagatagatagatagatagatagatatagatatatatatgtaaacatacTTGTGCCAGTCATCAGCAGCCCAGAAGAAGCTGTTGGTAAATTTGGTGGTGTGACAtctgctacccccccccccaacacacacacacacacaccaatgtttgtctgtctgtgaaaatttcaggaaatgttgatactggcacaaggaacaaatgattaaatttaggtggtgatcgggggttgggggggggcactgatctgctttggtggaggtctgcgctctcttttctagaaaaccaCTTGTAGAgcccagacctctgccaaggcagatcagtgccccccccccaacccctgatcaccaccaaaatttaatcatttgttccttgtgccagtatcaacatttcctgaaattttcatccaaatctgtccataactttttcagttatcttgcacacagacagacagacagacaaacaaacagacagacagaccaaccaaTGCCGAAAaaacacataacctccttggcggaggtaatgaaaaatgtgtcgtaaatgcgattttcagtgttaaattgaaatgtccagagtccacattccactgtggatgtggacaattttgtgccagatacaagatattgttctaagttacgggtggatcaaattggaggctaatcggagttgttttgaattttttatgaattttcgaaaattgctcaatgatgagagataggacaattgtagattttgtgactttGCTGTGACCTTCAACTCTGGCctgcttggcccaaaatttaatgggttggtcccagggcctaggcctatctgtgggtacaatttggtaaagatgtttggaatagttttcccacaaagttgctaacaaacaaacaaacacacaaagcaaagtgatcaaaatacctcctggtggaggtaattaacacaatgtttccacaagaaaactaCGAAAGtgaattgcattcacacaaaaaaatttaaatcggttctgttttttctgaattaatgagatactgcttcctgaaaaaaaattaaattcagctgtgtttttctgaattaatgcaataattatctcgtaaaaacagaggcgaatttttattttttcagaaaacagtatctcattaatttggaaaaatagagccacttgttttttgttttttttttacttattttatactgttttatgaaaaaatgaaaattcggCTCTGATTTTCTTAGTCAATGGGCCAGTAGTGGCTGagccaggcaggagctccttctacctgtgctgctgaaaACCTTTCGGGGAAGCATGAAGTTGGttccgttctcgtaaccagttccgtttacagaaccagttccgtttaaggatcatggaactactttcatttacagaactcagaaccaacctgtgcttcgacctccaagccccgcttagtGCCCTCAAAGCCCCTgctcctgtggggcttggagGGGCTCTAAACCGCAGTGAACCAGGACACCAAGccactcctccatggatctagttctgagtaatgttctccatcaggtccgacaaataaattaatacacatttgtactCTTCTGCtggttatattttctttaatgctggcaaatgtcattttatttaacttcattaatgccaactccaactCCCTCATCACCGCGTCGTGCCCTGTGGGAAGCCGGGCTCCGAGCGCCAGCTCCTGTCGGTCTTGCAGACCGGTGCACTTGGAGGGCTTGATACGTACGCGAAGcagggcttggaggtcggagcacagcttggttctgagttctgtaaatgaaactagttccatgatcctcaAAAGGAACTGGTTCCGagatccttaaacggaactggttccgtactggagtccacgcagtccgtacccaggactacctccTCAACTACACTCAGGTATTGTACTCGAGTACGgagcatttacatttacattcataaagttcagtggactttggggtccaacatacTCAGATACGGACTCAAGTACACTGTGTGGAAACGCcctaaaacaaccctggtggtcTGGAGGAGCTTACATTGGAGCGATCTGGCTCGTTTTCTTTGCAGgtactgtactgtgtgtgtgtaaatatatatatatatatgtagccagattgatgaactaatgttctggtaaaagctcatcagactccaccttggtgtgcttccctaaaacaagtgaactgagttttttacGCACTCTCTTAATCACaaacacatgcttttctatcacagactgtttccatctccatattatcaacAGTCTTAGTTTAATTCTCAGACATGTCGGGAGGTAAtatgagttagcagagctgccgctaatgtttactctgctctgacgttcttctgctactcactgaaacattagtagtagttgtgagatgtagagcacagggatgtttagtacagtttcagaagagttttctgtgtttacctttgacacgtgttttctctccggagcttctcacacAAGAAAACTTCGCCTCTCCGCGTTGTGTACCCGTTCCACGTCGGATTTCGATGCGGAAGGGGTACCCCCcccgtcaaatagtgccgctatggggctctgaccatatgcgtcgatttctgactatttggggtgAGACTGTGCTGGTATGTaatgtgacagtgtgtgtttgcgttaaagtcatatgaagaactctacaactcatgactactaatgttgctgtgagctttctagtcctatgatctgaaaattaaagtgaagatgagagaga
Encoded proteins:
- the LOC115431172 gene encoding olfactory receptor 10A6-like, with the translated sequence MTVSQTKRRTMGNSTHLTHFILSAYFDTGHLKYLYFVIVLLLYVLMLVSNVLLIVVICVNRSLHEPMYLFLCSLFVNELFGSTGIFPSLLIHILTDIHTVSASLCFLQIDCIYSYVIVEYLTLAVMSYDRYFAICHPLQYNTHMTRNRIFMIVIVPWFYGFLVCTVMISVTSSLHLCGRIINRVYCVHYSVVKLACSDTTAVNIYLLSFGFIIVSAPSFLILYLYMRILKVCFSGSKQTRHKAVSTCTPHLASLINFIFGCCFEIITSRFNMNHVPNILRIFLSLYFLIIQPLFNPLMYGLNISNIRICCRKLLFAQM